The Streptomyces capitiformicae genome contains the following window.
AACGGACGCTTTCGACGGTGTACGCCCAGCGGTCCGTCACTCGCCGTGCCTGCACGGCGGGGTAGCGCATCAGGTGAAGGTGGGTGGCGAGGTCGTACAGCGGGTCGCCCAGCATGGCCAGTTCCCAGTCGATGACCCACACACGTTTCTCGGAGTCGAGGATCAGGTTCTCTCGGTGCAGGTCACCGTGGAGGAAGTGAAAGGGCCGCGAGGACAGGCCTGGAACCCAGTTCCGAAGCTGTTTGAACGCGTCCCCGTCGATCCCGAGGGAATGGAAGAGGTCTCCGAACAGCGGCATGTTCCCCCTGTACACCCGCTCCTCGGCGAAGTGGACCAGCCTGTCCAGGAACCCTGCGCTGTCGCCTTCATCCACCCCGTCCGCCAGATCGCAGCGGCGCCGGACGGGCAGGTCGCGGCCGTCCATCCTGGCCATCTGACCGAAGGTCTCGATCAGTTGGTCCTCGCAGGCACCGGGAATCGCCCGTCCTGCGCGATACACGGATCCCAGGGTCCGCCCCTCGATGTACCGCTGGAATCCCGTGCCGAACACGTCGATGTCGATGACGTCGGGCACCCGCGCGACCCGCCCGGAGAGAGCGCGGAGGAGCTCTTCCTCGGAGACGAAGGACCTCCGGTCGAACCAGATGACGTTGTCGCGCGGCGCCCGGACCTTCACCCGCAGACCGCGTCCCCCATCGCAACCGGGCAGCGGAATGACGTACGTCTCGTGGTGATGGCTCTTGAACGGCCCTTCGACGCCGTTGTCAGCCGACAGCTCCGCGGCTCGCGCCCTCGCCGACGAAGCAGGCTCTGGACTCATCCGCGCCCCCCTCCCGCGCCCGACCGAGCAACGGAGCGTACGACCCGAGCACGACCTTCGCCCCCGCACGACGCAATCGCGTCCGCTTCTCGGCATTGCGCCCGTATCCGATGAACCGAACACCTGCCATGGCTGCGGCCTCCACGTCCGTCGGCGTGTCCCCGATCATGACGGCTTCCCGCGCGGGAAGCGTGAGGCTGCGCAGAGCCCGCAGGACGACGTCGGGATGTGGCTTCATGAGGTCGGGATTGGTGGTCCGGCCGTGGATGTACGCGAAGTGCTCGCGCAAGCCCCTGGCCCGAAGGTAGCAATCAGCCGCGGACTCCGCGTTGTTGGTGACGACGGCAAGGCGTGCCCCCATGCCGGCCAGGAGCCGGATGAGGCGATCCGCGTCGGGCGTGTGCGACTTGCGTGTGTACGACGCCTTCTCGGCCGCGGCGAGCTCGCCGACGGTCGTCTGCGTCTCGAGCCGCTCGACCAGTTCCTTGAGATCTCTGCCCTCTCGTGCCCCGTGCACGGTCCGCAGCACCACATGCGGGTCCTTGTCCGTCCGCGCCTGTTCCGTCAGTACGTCCGACAGGTCGTGCTCGGCCACGAGCTCGCGGAGTCCGTCGGCCACGCCCCGCGACGACCCGTCGGGAAACAGTCGGCAGATCGGCCCGTCGAAGTCGAACAGGACACCGCGCGCGGACGCGAGCATGTCCCACGCTTCGTCGATCTCGCCGGTGTCATCGTCGATCTCGCCGGTGTCATCGTCGATCTCGCCGGTGTCATCGAGGTTGTCAACCATGCCGCTCCAGACACTCCGCCCGCCCGGCCGTCTCCGGGCTGTCCGATTCCCCCGGGCCTTCCGTCGCGCTTTCCGCGGCTTCGGCCGCCGCCGCGCGGTCCTTCCTGTGCCACTGCCGCAGCGCCTCTTCGGCCGTGGGCCGGTCCAACGGCGGACGGTCCACCAGGTTCAGCGGCTCCCTGGCCCGTGACATCGCCCGGCACACACGATCGGCGGCCTGGTTGAAGTCCCTCCCCGTGGGGCGGGCAGGCAGCCCCACGGCCGCACGAATCACGTCGGGATACACCGACTGGGCGTATTCGAAGCCGAGGTAATGAGGCAGGTCACGGCCCATGTCAGCGGTCGCCGCCGCATGGCCGGCGCGACGCATCTCGGCGACCCACATATCGACCATCAGTTCGTGTTCCGTCTTGTCGTAGCCCATCCGGACCAGGTGGGTCGCCAAGTCGTGCAACGGGTCCCCGTACATGGCGAGTTCCCAGTCGATGAGGAACAACCGCTCACCGTCGGGCCCCCAGGACGCCACCACGTTGGCCCGATGAACGTCGGTGTGCAGAAGCGAGAACGGTCGTCCGGTCAGCCCCGGCACGAACGACAGGAACCGTTCCATGGCGTTGTGCGGGATGCCGACCGCGTGGAACAGCTCTCCGAAGCGTGCCCGGTTGACCTGGTGCACCCGTTCCTCCGTGAAGCGGGCCAGCCAGCCAAGGAAGCCCAGGCTGTCACCGTCCTCCGGCCAATGGGGCGGTAGCTTCGGCAGACTGCTCAGCGGTACGTCGGGCAGGGCCGCGAATGCCCTCGCCAGAGCCGCCAGCCGGCTCCCGCCGATCCGCCCCTCGGGAACCACGTCGGACAGTGCCCGGCCCGGCACATAGGAGTGCACCGACCATGTCCCGAAGTCCGCCAGACAGTCGGGGACTTCACTCAGTTTCTCCCTCACGGCTCGCACGACCTCGGACTCGCGCGGCCAGATCCGCGGCACCACCTCGATCGCGTCGAAGGGCATACGGAACTTGGCGAGAACGTGGCCGGATTCCGCGCCCAGCAGGAAGGCCAGCGGCTGCCCCAGGGTGCCGATGCGGTTGTTGTTGTGATGGCCCGTCACCACCTCGCCGCCGAGGCTGAGACGCCGCAGCGCCGCGAAGGGGCGTACCAGTGCCTGGTGCGCTCGGTGGGGCGGGTGGTGCGGCATGGGCGCACACAGTAATGGGTCTCGCGCAACGGCTCACCGCATACCACGATGTGGACAACGCCGTCAGCTCGTCATACTGGGTACACCCAAATGGCCCCAGTGTGACTCAAATCGATCCTGCATGCTCTTGAAGAACGAGGAGTTGTGGGAGTCATCACCTTCCTCCCGCACCTCATGGAAGAGGCGCGAACCCAGGCCCAGGACATCCTTCGACAGAACCTTCGTGCCGTCATCGAACGGGATTTCCCGCTCGATGATCTTGTACGGGCCCCAGAGCATCTCGGATTTGTTGAGCACGTACAGCTTGAACTCCGGTGTCATCGGGGTCCTACGGATCTGCAACGAGACCTCGATGTGCTCGGACAGCTGCTCCAACAGAGAGTGCATCTGCGCCTGTTGCTGCCGAGCCGTCGCGCGCCAGCGTTCCCAGACACAGAGGTCCCCGGGGTCCACGGCCCGGGGATATTCAAGAGGCTGCTCCTCCCACGGCAGCAGCATGCGCACGATCACTCGCTCCGTGTCGATCTCCCCGGCCACGATGCGATCGGCCTGCATCCGGACATAGCCGTACAACGACTCGGAGGTGAGCGAGTAGACGTCGAGGAACACCTCGGGCCGATCGAACGCCCTAGCGAACACCGGGCCGGGCATGACCGACCCACGCTGCCCCGGGAGCGGCTGCGGACCCGGCGCGCTCGGCACCCTCAGCACCCTTATGCCGCTGCCCTGGCGGGACTCGATCCAGCCCTCATCGGTGAGTTTCTGCAGGACTTTCTGCACCGTGTAGCGAGAGACATCGAACATGAGGACGAGCTCCCGCTGCGGCGGAAGGATGTCACCCGGCTGACGCACCGCCAGGAGCTCACGCAGCCGCTCCTCCACCCGGCGAAACACCTTGCCGCCACTGCTCGCGCTGTCTGAGGTCACCACACTGCGAACCTACCGCCCACACCTCGACGGCACACCACTTCTAGCCAAATCGGCAGCAGATTGGCCTAGCTGTTAGTCGATCAGCAATGACGGGCAAATCCATTCCAAGTCAACCAGTCCAATTGGTTGAGATCGGTTCGACCGACCGGAGAACGGGGGATGGGGAACCATGCTTTTGATCGAGTTTCTGCTGGTTGCGATAGGGATCGGCCTGCAGTATCTGGTCGCTTGGCAGTTCGGACCAATGGGGTTCATAGGCCTCTGCCTGCTGGGCATCGGCGTACGGACCCGCAACGCAACCTGCATATTGGTCGGCATGCTGCTGCTGTTCGTCCTGTTCAGGCCGAGCTGACGGCCCGTCCACGGTCCGCCGCTCAGGAGTCCTTCACATCGGGGCTCAGCGTCTCCCACAGTGCGTTGAACCACGTCTTCGTGTCCTCGACGAACAGCTCGTCCCGCGCACCGTACTGGCGGCGGAAAGAGAACAACCGGGACTCCGTTCCCCAGGCGTCCCGCAGGTCCCGGCTGACGCCGTCGACCTCCACCTCCCCCTCCTTCGTCCCGATGACGTAGTGCCCGAAGAGGACCTCGGTGTCATTGAGCAGGTAGAGCTTGTGGAACGGCGTGCCGTCGCCCACCCGGAACTCCACGTTGGCGTCGATCCGGTAGGCGGTGCGCAGCATGTGGAAGTGTCCGTCGAACCACGCGACCTGCCTTTTGTGCTGATCCACGGAACGTTGGTGTACGGCCCTGTCCACGTCGTCGTCATGGCCCCAGCCCCCGTCGGGCGCGGGATAGTGCCGCCGCAGGTCCCTCGGCGGCAGCACGATGCGGACCTTGACCGACTTCGGGGACACCTTCTTGCGCTCGATCAGGTTCAAGGGGGCGTGCATCGATCTCATCAGCGTCTCGGCCGTCAGGCAGGAGGCGTCGATCCGCACGTCCGGCTCCGAGAACGCCTCCTCCAGACGCGGCGCCAGTCCGACCAGCGCGGGACGCGGCTCCTCCGGTGCCGGTATCGGTGCCGCCACCCGAGGCGGGCTTCCCTTGGAAACGTTGGTGAGCAGGTGCTCCGACTGCAGGATGCGCAGCGCCTGTCGTACGGCCCCGCGCTGCACCCCGAACTCGTCCGCCAACTGGACCTGGGTGGGCAAGCGTTGCCCTGGTCGCAGCCGGCCGGACTGGATGCGCTCGCGCAGCTGATCGGCTATCGCCGTGGACGAGAGCCTCTTGCCGTCGTTCAACGCCTAGCACCCCTGGTCTCGACCTCACGCCAACTCATGACAACTCTAGGACGGTTGGCAACCAACTTCACCGCATCGGTGCGAGGACGGGGTCCTCGGAGCAGCGTCTCAGTGCTGGTCCCGGAGGAGTGTCAACACAGATTCCAACGAGTTCACGATGTGTTGGAGCTCCACGCCCGCTTCCAGCAGTGAGGCACGCTTCCTTTCGTTGCGCGCGTAGCCCAGGAAGGGGACGCCTGCTTTCCGGGCCGCCTCGAAGTCCGTCGGGGCGTCACCGATCATCAGCGAGAGCTTGGGATCTGCGCCCATCGCGTTCAGTGCTTGGCGCAGGATGTAGGGGTCCGGCTTCACGCGGTCGAGGTTCTGCGTGCGACCGTAGATGTAAGGGAAGCAGTCGATGAGGCCTCGGGTCTTGAGGTAACGGGAAGCGGCAAGCGCCGAGTTGTTGGTCGTGATGGCGAAGCGGGCCCGCCCCGACCAGGTCCTGATGAGCGGGTCGGCGTACGGGGTCGGATACGCCTTGGCAACGGCCATGAGCTCCTGCTCGGTGAGCCACTTCTCCAGGTCGGCGATCAGGTCGCTCATGGGGACTCGGCTGCCGAGGCCGATCAGCACTTCCTGGAAGTCCGTCGTACCGCGTTCCTCGGCCGTCAGCAGCCCACCGAGCCCTCGCCCATCTATCAGTTTCACCAGGTTCCTCGCCACCTCATGCGCGGGATGCCCGGCGAACAACCGACATATCGGCCCGTCCAGATCCCAAAGCACGTAGCGGACGGGGGTGATCAGGCTTCGCAGGGTCTCTGTGTCTGCTGTCACCGGTTCAGTCTGCGCTGTATCAGGAGTCACTAGGAGAGTGTCAGGTC
Protein-coding sequences here:
- a CDS encoding phosphotransferase; the encoded protein is MSPEPASSARARAAELSADNGVEGPFKSHHHETYVIPLPGCDGGRGLRVKVRAPRDNVIWFDRRSFVSEEELLRALSGRVARVPDVIDIDVFGTGFQRYIEGRTLGSVYRAGRAIPGACEDQLIETFGQMARMDGRDLPVRRRCDLADGVDEGDSAGFLDRLVHFAEERVYRGNMPLFGDLFHSLGIDGDAFKQLRNWVPGLSSRPFHFLHGDLHRENLILDSEKRVWVIDWELAMLGDPLYDLATHLHLMRYPAVQARRVTDRWAYTVESVRCGASRHWERDLPLVIDFKLAQSVFTDVIRSAMAVAEGDSVLWVARRLRNVLIAGARPLALEQVPSWAQVAAALQRWRLSACL
- a CDS encoding HAD family hydrolase; the encoded protein is MVDNLDDTGEIDDDTGEIDDDTGEIDEAWDMLASARGVLFDFDGPICRLFPDGSSRGVADGLRELVAEHDLSDVLTEQARTDKDPHVVLRTVHGAREGRDLKELVERLETQTTVGELAAAEKASYTRKSHTPDADRLIRLLAGMGARLAVVTNNAESAADCYLRARGLREHFAYIHGRTTNPDLMKPHPDVVLRALRSLTLPAREAVMIGDTPTDVEAAAMAGVRFIGYGRNAEKRTRLRRAGAKVVLGSYAPLLGRAREGGADESRACFVGEGASRGAVG
- a CDS encoding aminoglycoside phosphotransferase family protein — protein: MPHHPPHRAHQALVRPFAALRRLSLGGEVVTGHHNNNRIGTLGQPLAFLLGAESGHVLAKFRMPFDAIEVVPRIWPRESEVVRAVREKLSEVPDCLADFGTWSVHSYVPGRALSDVVPEGRIGGSRLAALARAFAALPDVPLSSLPKLPPHWPEDGDSLGFLGWLARFTEERVHQVNRARFGELFHAVGIPHNAMERFLSFVPGLTGRPFSLLHTDVHRANVVASWGPDGERLFLIDWELAMYGDPLHDLATHLVRMGYDKTEHELMVDMWVAEMRRAGHAAATADMGRDLPHYLGFEYAQSVYPDVIRAAVGLPARPTGRDFNQAADRVCRAMSRAREPLNLVDRPPLDRPTAEEALRQWHRKDRAAAAEAAESATEGPGESDSPETAGRAECLERHG
- a CDS encoding GntR family transcriptional regulator encodes the protein MEERLRELLAVRQPGDILPPQRELVLMFDVSRYTVQKVLQKLTDEGWIESRQGSGIRVLRVPSAPGPQPLPGQRGSVMPGPVFARAFDRPEVFLDVYSLTSESLYGYVRMQADRIVAGEIDTERVIVRMLLPWEEQPLEYPRAVDPGDLCVWERWRATARQQQAQMHSLLEQLSEHIEVSLQIRRTPMTPEFKLYVLNKSEMLWGPYKIIEREIPFDDGTKVLSKDVLGLGSRLFHEVREEGDDSHNSSFFKSMQDRFESHWGHLGVPSMTS
- a CDS encoding winged helix-turn-helix domain-containing protein, which translates into the protein MNDGKRLSSTAIADQLRERIQSGRLRPGQRLPTQVQLADEFGVQRGAVRQALRILQSEHLLTNVSKGSPPRVAAPIPAPEEPRPALVGLAPRLEEAFSEPDVRIDASCLTAETLMRSMHAPLNLIERKKVSPKSVKVRIVLPPRDLRRHYPAPDGGWGHDDDVDRAVHQRSVDQHKRQVAWFDGHFHMLRTAYRIDANVEFRVGDGTPFHKLYLLNDTEVLFGHYVIGTKEGEVEVDGVSRDLRDAWGTESRLFSFRRQYGARDELFVEDTKTWFNALWETLSPDVKDS
- a CDS encoding HAD family hydrolase, with product MTADTETLRSLITPVRYVLWDLDGPICRLFAGHPAHEVARNLVKLIDGRGLGGLLTAEERGTTDFQEVLIGLGSRVPMSDLIADLEKWLTEQELMAVAKAYPTPYADPLIRTWSGRARFAITTNNSALAASRYLKTRGLIDCFPYIYGRTQNLDRVKPDPYILRQALNAMGADPKLSLMIGDAPTDFEAARKAGVPFLGYARNERKRASLLEAGVELQHIVNSLESVLTLLRDQH